In Candidatus Latescibacter sp., the genomic window TGTATGTACAATCGTGATACAGACTTTCAGAGCGATTGTGGGCATAATCACCCATGTTTGAAGAGTCGTGTTGTTGTGATCACAGAGGTATGGACATCTTCTTTAAACGTTTCAAAAAGAAAGAAGGCCAGCGTCATGGTATAATAATATGCAGCTTCGAAACTTTTTAAAAAAATACCTTGCTTGAAGTATTTGAATACAACATTAATAAACTTGACAGCGAAAATACTGAGAGTTGTTAGCCCACATGATTTTGATAAGGGGGAATGTCGGTATGGATAAAATGAATGGTGAATCCAACAATAGAGAATTCGATCGTTTTTCTGTTGAATTTGAGATGGAAGTGATTGGCGAAAACATCGTAGGAAAAAAGTTCAGAGAAAAAACCGTGCTGAAGGATGTCTCCGGCGGAGGAGCTTTATTTGTGTCTAAATTGGTTGAAAACTATTTTCTGGGCCAGCCATTGGAATTGACCATTAATTTACCCGGGACTGGGAATGCGACTGCTTTTATGGAAGGAAATGCAAAAGTTGTGCGAATAATTCAACAGAGTGATTTAGATATGAAACAGAAAAATCAGGAAATAAGTGTGGCCGTTACGTTAGACAAATCATTACAATTAGGTACTTCTTTTGTGAATTCGTAAGAAATTACGAAGAGACGAACACCATTTAATAGGGTACGTACATTGCAAACAAAATACCGAGATTACAATTGTTTCTACGGGAAAATATGGGTTATTTTAACTCTTCTAGTGGTTATTCCTGTTCTGCTGGTCTTCTATTTATTTTTCGATGGAAGAATTGATTTAAAAGCTACTATTATTCTTTATGTCGCATTAATACTTGCTTGTTTTTTAGCAGGTTTAAGTCTCATGAGAAGTTCTGCCGATAAACTTGCTAACCTAGCAATTGAAATCGGGGAGATTGCAACTGGGGAAAAAAATGAACCTGTTAAAATTAATGCTGAAAAAGAAATGAATGACATAGCCGATAATTTCAACTCCGTTTATATAAAATTCCAGGATGTTAACAGGGTAGCAAGGGAACAGTCAATCCAGTTAATACTTTATGCGAAAGATCTTTCTCTTTATAATGAAAAGCTGCAGACGGCTTACAGGGATACAATAAACCGTCTTGTTGTTGCTGCAGAATACAAGGATGAGGATACCGGTGACCATATCATAAGAATGAGCCGTTATTGCACTCTGATTGCCGAAAAACTCGGATTATCCTCTACGGATGTTCAATCT contains:
- a CDS encoding HD domain-containing protein produces the protein MQTKYRDYNCFYGKIWVILTLLVVIPVLLVFYLFFDGRIDLKATIILYVALILACFLAGLSLMRSSADKLANLAIEIGEIATGEKNEPVKINAEKEMNDIADNFNSVYIKFQDVNRVAREQSIQLILYAKDLSLYNEKLQTAYRDTINRLVVAAEYKDEDTGDHIIRMSRYCTLIAEKLGLSSTDVQSIKFATPMHDVGKIGIPDSILMKQGKLTDKEFEIIKTHTIIGSNILANSDADILQMAQKIALSHHEKWNGLGYPHGLSGERIDLVGRIVCLADTFDALISKRPYKDPYPLEVVCDIISKERGKYFDPSIVDIFLDNIDEIVIIKNEIGSSKNIALSDFIWSERDRLEDANRPTFP
- a CDS encoding PilZ domain-containing protein, producing the protein MDKMNGESNNREFDRFSVEFEMEVIGENIVGKKFREKTVLKDVSGGGALFVSKLVENYFLGQPLELTINLPGTGNATAFMEGNAKVVRIIQQSDLDMKQKNQEISVAVTLDKSLQLGTSFVNS